The Mycoplasmopsis equigenitalium genome contains a region encoding:
- the thiI gene encoding tRNA uracil 4-sulfurtransferase ThiI → MYSKILIRYGELVLKKNNRQFFINALKQDIQNKLKTKVDGSYDRMFIPYEERFLDELQFVFGISSYSPVIVSELDLEKLKQIILSFVISKKGVKTFKISARRNNKNFALNSNELNNLFGGLVLENTDWKVDVKEPDLNINIEVRQKNIYVFFDQIKGLGGLPCGTSGKVLHLLSGGIDSPVAAFNLIKRGLKVDFISFVTPPQTDEKTISKMKRIIQILNKYQNTSIYYLVNYTRLMNYISLVSRQEYKINLMRRSFYRIADQVAKKYGYQALANGENIGQVASQTLESINVISSVTNLPIFRPVLTNDKVETINIATKIGTYDISIEKANETCELFAPKNPVIKPNVNEALKLEAELIELTNFEQEILHEKIEVFK, encoded by the coding sequence ATGTACAGTAAGATTTTAATTCGCTATGGTGAGCTAGTTTTAAAAAAGAATAATCGTCAGTTTTTTATCAATGCCCTAAAGCAAGATATTCAAAATAAATTGAAAACCAAAGTTGATGGTAGTTATGATCGTATGTTTATACCTTATGAAGAAAGATTTTTAGATGAATTACAATTTGTGTTTGGAATATCTTCATATTCGCCCGTGATTGTTTCTGAACTAGATCTTGAGAAATTAAAGCAAATAATTTTGTCATTTGTTATAAGTAAAAAAGGAGTTAAGACTTTTAAGATTTCTGCTCGTCGAAACAATAAAAATTTTGCACTTAATTCAAATGAGCTTAATAACTTATTCGGTGGTCTAGTTTTAGAAAATACGGACTGAAAAGTTGATGTTAAAGAGCCTGATTTAAACATTAATATTGAAGTTAGACAAAAAAATATTTATGTATTTTTTGATCAAATTAAGGGTCTTGGAGGTTTGCCGTGTGGTACTTCAGGGAAAGTTTTACACTTACTTTCTGGTGGGATCGATTCGCCAGTTGCGGCTTTTAATTTAATTAAACGTGGTCTTAAAGTTGATTTTATTAGTTTTGTAACACCTCCACAAACTGATGAAAAAACGATTAGTAAAATGAAACGGATTATTCAAATATTAAACAAATATCAAAACACAAGCATTTACTATTTGGTTAATTATACAAGGTTAATGAATTATATTTCGCTCGTATCAAGACAAGAATATAAGATTAATTTGATGCGTCGCAGTTTTTACCGTATAGCAGATCAAGTAGCTAAAAAGTATGGTTATCAAGCATTAGCGAATGGCGAAAACATAGGACAGGTAGCATCTCAAACATTAGAATCAATTAATGTAATTAGCAGCGTAACTAATTTACCGATTTTTCGTCCTGTCTTAACAAATGATAAAGTGGAAACAATTAACATAGCAACTAAAATTGGAACGTATGATATTTCGATTGAAAAAGCAAATGAAACATGTGAGCTTTTTGCGCCCAAAAATCCCGTCATTAAACCAAATGTTAATGAAGCATTAAAACTAGAGGCGGAATTAATTGAGCTTACTAATTTTGAACAAGAGATATTACATGAAAAAATCGAGGTTTTTAAATAG
- a CDS encoding ribonuclease HII, whose translation MLDYEKKYWNGNFNLICGVDEAGRGCCAGPLVAAAVIFPKDYQNNQINDSKQLSNKQRVLIFDKIIADALAYEVKFIPAVEVDRINPKNASKLAMKNAIMELNIKPDLIITDFEKIDINIKQDNLVKGDTKSISVAAASILAKVARDKYMIELDGKYPGYKFAKHKGYCTKEHNQAIAKYGVTPEHRKSYKNIKKALSLQN comes from the coding sequence GTGCTTGATTATGAGAAAAAATATTGAAATGGCAACTTTAATTTAATTTGTGGGGTTGATGAGGCTGGACGAGGATGCTGTGCTGGACCACTTGTAGCCGCAGCCGTAATTTTTCCTAAAGATTATCAAAATAATCAAATTAATGATTCAAAACAGTTATCAAACAAACAAAGAGTGTTGATATTTGATAAAATAATTGCCGATGCCCTTGCATATGAAGTTAAATTTATTCCTGCAGTCGAAGTTGATAGAATTAATCCTAAAAATGCAAGTAAACTAGCGATGAAAAACGCGATTATGGAATTGAATATAAAGCCAGACTTGATAATTACGGATTTTGAGAAAATTGATATTAATATTAAACAAGATAATTTAGTAAAAGGTGATACTAAAAGTATTAGTGTTGCTGCTGCATCGATTCTTGCAAAAGTTGCTAGAGATAAATACATGATTGAGCTTGACGGTAAGTATCCTGGGTATAAATTCGCAAAGCACAAAGGATATTGCACAAAAGAACATAATCAAGCAATAGCAAAATATGGTGTTACACCAGAGCATCGTAAAAGTTACAAAAATATTAAAAAGGCTTTATCTTTACAGAATTAA
- the mutM gene encoding DNA-formamidopyrimidine glycosylase, whose translation MPELPEVRVVVKSLKEKVLNKKIIKVNVLNNKFIKEISSDEFISKLENAIIKDIINIGKFIVFKLSNNFVVLSHLRMEGKYSFFTYKEPLYRHNYLTFDFSDGTQLRYSDSRMFGTFHLRTIDNYLSILPLSKLARIPSETNVDELYNKIKNRSTAIKTLLLDQTLVLGIGNIYANESLWSAKILPTRSAKSISKEELNTILKEATRIMDASTELGGTTISSYESLNHKQGEFQAFLKVHGKEKKSCPNCYKLIEKIKVNGRGTYFCKTCQK comes from the coding sequence ATGCCCGAATTACCCGAAGTCAGAGTTGTTGTCAAAAGTCTAAAAGAAAAAGTTTTGAACAAAAAAATTATTAAAGTAAATGTTTTAAATAATAAATTTATAAAAGAAATTTCTTCTGACGAATTTATTAGTAAGCTTGAAAACGCAATCATTAAAGACATTATCAATATTGGAAAGTTTATTGTTTTTAAACTTTCCAATAATTTTGTTGTTCTTTCGCATTTAAGAATGGAAGGAAAATATTCGTTTTTCACTTACAAAGAGCCACTATATCGTCATAATTATTTAACTTTTGATTTCAGCGATGGTACACAATTAAGGTATTCCGATTCAAGAATGTTTGGCACCTTTCACCTACGAACTATAGATAATTATTTATCAATATTACCGTTATCTAAACTTGCTAGAATACCTAGCGAAACAAATGTTGACGAACTTTATAATAAAATCAAAAATCGTTCAACTGCAATTAAAACACTTTTACTGGATCAAACACTCGTTTTAGGAATTGGAAATATATATGCAAACGAGTCACTTTGAAGCGCGAAAATTTTACCAACTAGAAGTGCGAAAAGCATTTCTAAAGAGGAACTAAACACAATTTTAAAAGAGGCAACAAGAATTATGGATGCATCTACCGAATTAGGAGGAACAACCATTTCAAGTTATGAATCACTCAACCATAAACAAGGTGAATTCCAAGCATTTTTAAAAGTTCATGGCAAAGAGAAAAAATCATGTCCAAATTGTTATAAATTAATTGAAAAAATAAAAGTTAATGGACGTGGTACATACTTTTGTAAAACTTGTCAAAAATAA
- a CDS encoding HAD-IIB family hydrolase, producing MDITKILDDSKIIFLDLDGTLFDARKTLISTKNALFLDQVGKDKEIAISTSRGFDYKVYRIMKEYNINKLILYNGAKIYNRFSLIRTNYIDVKVLNLLFRYLIKRKIVFVVFNEQIANIYLYNKLQVALCSFVKGVNPNYADSITVNNNTFKISLILKTPFFTPGLVKRLRLMFPSLDVFSSSANYVVEITSKDCNKGKAGLQVCEMLNIEPKKAIHIGDSMTDATCINQLGTVIAMGNASREFKKLATYVGPKHSNGGLYKLFNSK from the coding sequence ATGGATATAACAAAGATACTAGATGATAGTAAAATTATTTTTTTAGATTTGGACGGAACGCTTTTTGATGCAAGAAAGACTCTTATATCTACCAAAAATGCATTATTTTTAGATCAGGTAGGTAAAGATAAAGAGATTGCTATTTCAACATCGCGTGGTTTTGATTATAAAGTTTACAGAATAATGAAGGAATATAATATAAACAAGCTAATCTTATATAATGGAGCAAAAATTTATAATCGTTTTTCACTTATTCGTACCAATTATATCGATGTCAAAGTACTTAACTTGCTTTTTCGTTATTTGATAAAACGAAAAATAGTTTTTGTTGTTTTTAATGAACAAATTGCGAATATTTATCTTTATAACAAACTTCAAGTAGCATTATGTAGTTTTGTAAAAGGCGTTAATCCTAATTATGCCGATAGCATAACTGTTAATAATAATACTTTTAAAATTTCACTTATTTTAAAAACACCATTTTTTACTCCTGGTTTGGTTAAACGCTTACGTTTAATGTTTCCTAGCCTAGATGTGTTTTCATCAAGTGCTAATTATGTGGTTGAAATTACTTCTAAAGATTGTAATAAAGGTAAGGCTGGTCTTCAAGTTTGTGAAATGTTAAATATTGAACCCAAAAAAGCAATTCATATAGGCGATTCGATGACGGATGCTACTTGCATTAATCAACTAGGAACAGTAATTGCGATGGGTAATGCCTCGCGTGAATTTAAAAAGCTAGCAACTTATGTTGGCCCAAAACATTCAAATGGTGGATTATATAAATTGTTTAATAGTAAATAA
- a CDS encoding ribulose-phosphate 3-epimerase, producing the protein MRWKHISPSILDVKQEYRAAFVNDLITNKNIKWIHYDVMDGEFVPNTAISLEEIKAIKEASPDHFCDAHLMIVNPLDQVEKFAKYVSTVTFHYEAIEEIDLALFINRYSHDFSIGLAINPDTPVDDIVPFLEFLDIVLVMSVWPGKGGQKFIETSLDKIKELKRLRALKNYHYLIQVDGGINKDTAKLAWKAGADLLVAGSYIVKDPSQENIDSISFENRLKKN; encoded by the coding sequence GTGCGCTGAAAACATATTAGTCCAAGTATTCTTGATGTTAAACAAGAATATCGAGCAGCTTTTGTAAACGATTTAATTACAAATAAAAATATCAAATGAATCCATTACGATGTTATGGATGGCGAGTTTGTGCCAAACACCGCTATTAGTTTAGAAGAAATTAAAGCAATTAAAGAAGCATCACCAGATCATTTTTGCGATGCCCACTTAATGATCGTAAATCCTCTTGACCAGGTAGAAAAATTTGCTAAATATGTAAGCACTGTAACATTCCATTATGAAGCAATCGAAGAAATTGATTTAGCATTATTTATCAATCGTTATTCTCACGATTTTTCAATTGGACTAGCCATCAACCCAGATACACCAGTTGATGATATTGTTCCTTTTCTTGAATTTTTAGATATTGTTCTTGTTATGTCAGTTTGACCTGGTAAGGGCGGGCAAAAATTTATCGAAACATCATTAGACAAAATAAAAGAATTAAAAAGATTACGTGCCTTAAAAAATTATCATTACTTAATTCAAGTTGATGGTGGAATTAATAAAGATACAGCAAAATTAGCATGAAAAGCCGGCGCCGATTTATTAGTAGCAGGTTCATATATTGTTAAAGATCCATCACAAGAAAATATTGACAGCATAAGCTTTGAAAACAGATTAAAGAAAAACTAG
- the rsgA gene encoding ribosome small subunit-dependent GTPase A translates to MEIRGIKKAKIHQVNAGFYEVYFNNKFYTLRGAGKLRANNITPVVGDYVEISEGFVEDVLERKNQLIRPKVANVDYAFVIYSYKEPELSPIMIDTYLAMIEFSNIKPILIFTKSDLTNNFSWKKRYEKLGYQCYNFSINSTKNIENIKKIIKNKVCVFMGQSGVGKTSLINKLTNQDLLTQEISKSLNRGKHTTRVVTLYKYDETEIIDTPGFSNLILNLLPLELSHSYKIFKENAIKCKFSSCLHDIEDIKDCYIKQLVAENIIDEFRYKNYLKLLKESRALKTY, encoded by the coding sequence TTGGAAATTCGGGGTATAAAAAAAGCGAAAATTCACCAAGTCAACGCAGGCTTTTACGAAGTTTATTTTAATAATAAATTTTACACACTGCGCGGAGCGGGCAAGCTTCGCGCTAATAACATCACACCAGTAGTTGGTGACTATGTTGAAATTAGCGAAGGCTTTGTTGAAGATGTTCTAGAACGTAAAAATCAATTAATTCGACCTAAGGTTGCTAATGTAGATTACGCATTTGTTATTTATAGCTACAAGGAGCCAGAACTAAGTCCAATTATGATTGATACTTACTTGGCAATGATTGAATTTAGTAATATCAAACCTATTTTAATCTTCACCAAAAGCGATTTAACAAATAACTTTTCATGAAAAAAACGCTATGAAAAACTAGGATATCAATGTTACAACTTTTCAATAAATTCAACAAAAAACATTGAAAATATAAAGAAAATAATCAAAAACAAAGTATGCGTTTTTATGGGTCAATCAGGTGTCGGAAAAACATCATTAATTAACAAATTAACTAATCAAGATTTACTTACACAAGAAATCTCAAAGTCGCTAAATAGAGGCAAGCATACAACTCGAGTTGTAACGCTTTATAAATACGACGAAACAGAGATTATTGACACACCAGGATTTTCAAATTTAATATTAAATTTATTACCACTTGAACTTTCTCATAGTTATAAAATATTTAAGGAGAATGCAATTAAATGTAAATTTAGTTCTTGCCTTCATGATATCGAAGATATCAAAGATTGCTACATTAAACAACTAGTAGCCGAAAATATTATTGACGAATTTCGATATAAAAATTACTTAAAATTATTAAAGGAGAGCCGTGCGCTGAAAACATATTAG
- a CDS encoding serine/threonine-protein kinase translates to MNWWDLYKVVKEIGKGGMARVYKVKRVNSNDKNLYALKLIKQSNRKDDSFTISQRFYNEVNSHRLVNSPYVCRFYESSLNYAEKLRDGSQFMLVEFIDGKILSEKIKSMGRIRERLAVDIAIKLCHGFSEIHRNGIIHRDIKSSNIMIDKYDNPKIIDLGISLRKDSSRVTKINYIIGSPSWIAPELVNGEAATVQSDIYALGLLLYEMVCGKLPYKSQRNDNREIISQIKHQSIPSIKKTLPTSSNGLANVIARATARNPKSRYSTMLEFAKDLQTCLNDRRVNEPLLNPNNLRPKKTASSVITTPAFIICAILFVVLILAIVIGVLIWKFGV, encoded by the coding sequence ATGAATTGATGGGATTTATATAAAGTTGTAAAGGAAATCGGTAAAGGCGGGATGGCTCGCGTTTACAAAGTGAAAAGAGTAAATTCGAATGACAAAAATCTCTACGCCCTAAAACTAATAAAACAAAGTAATCGTAAAGATGATAGTTTTACTATTTCGCAACGTTTTTACAATGAAGTCAATAGTCATCGCCTTGTAAACTCGCCCTATGTTTGTCGTTTTTACGAATCATCACTTAACTATGCCGAAAAGTTACGTGATGGTTCACAGTTTATGCTTGTTGAATTTATTGATGGCAAAATTTTGTCAGAAAAAATTAAATCAATGGGTCGAATTAGAGAACGTTTAGCAGTAGATATTGCTATAAAACTATGTCATGGTTTTAGTGAAATACACCGGAACGGAATTATCCATCGCGATATTAAAAGTTCCAATATTATGATTGATAAATATGATAATCCTAAGATCATTGACCTGGGAATTTCATTAAGAAAAGACTCGAGCCGTGTCACGAAAATCAACTACATTATCGGCAGCCCATCATGAATCGCGCCAGAATTAGTTAACGGAGAAGCGGCTACAGTTCAGTCTGACATCTATGCTTTAGGTCTGCTTTTATACGAAATGGTGTGTGGTAAATTACCTTACAAATCACAACGAAATGACAACCGAGAAATCATTTCACAAATTAAACACCAATCAATTCCAAGCATCAAAAAAACGCTACCAACAAGTTCGAATGGACTTGCAAACGTAATCGCTCGTGCAACAGCGCGTAATCCAAAATCACGCTACAGCACGATGCTTGAATTTGCAAAAGATTTACAAACATGTTTAAATGATCGTCGGGTAAATGAACCACTACTTAACCCAAATAATCTTCGACCTAAGAAAACCGCATCTTCTGTTATTACAACACCCGCTTTTATTATTTGTGCTATTTTATTTGTAGTTTTAATATTAGCAATAGTTATAGGAGTTTTAATTTGGAAATTCGGGGTATAA
- a CDS encoding PP2C family protein-serine/threonine phosphatase produces the protein MHTYASDIGLVRNENQDKVGVWDKEHITLAILCDGMGGHYGGKEASSLVVLAFEKEFANYNVEWTDQNDIQNWFYIAVKKAKDLMMLKTQQNELFKDMGTTLTAAIINHKTKYIYIINIGDSRTYVFGNNLKQITYDHNLQNYYIHEFNYSLRKASKLPNAKGLVSALGPTKRTQMEVFIVEPSKESKLVVLTSDGIHDHVSLPVFEETLKSRQKDLHEKALELIDLAKRNNSLDNLSIIIVEI, from the coding sequence ATGCACACATATGCTTCAGATATTGGATTAGTCAGAAACGAAAACCAAGATAAGGTTGGGGTTTGAGACAAAGAACACATCACATTAGCTATTTTGTGTGATGGAATGGGTGGCCACTACGGTGGAAAAGAGGCATCAAGCCTTGTTGTTTTAGCTTTTGAAAAAGAATTTGCAAACTACAATGTAGAATGAACCGACCAAAACGACATTCAAAATTGATTTTATATTGCTGTTAAAAAAGCTAAAGATTTAATGATGCTTAAAACGCAACAAAATGAATTGTTTAAAGATATGGGAACAACATTAACCGCTGCCATCATTAACCACAAAACTAAGTATATTTATATTATTAATATTGGTGACTCACGCACCTATGTTTTTGGTAACAACCTCAAACAAATTACTTATGACCACAACCTTCAAAACTACTACATTCACGAATTTAATTACTCTCTCCGCAAGGCAAGTAAACTACCAAATGCCAAAGGACTTGTTTCAGCACTTGGTCCAACCAAGCGTACACAAATGGAAGTGTTTATCGTTGAGCCAAGTAAAGAATCAAAACTTGTTGTTTTAACATCAGACGGAATTCACGATCATGTTTCCCTCCCTGTTTTTGAAGAAACTCTTAAAAGTCGACAAAAAGATTTACACGAAAAAGCACTTGAACTAATCGACCTTGCTAAACGTAATAACTCACTTGATAATTTATCAATTATCATCGTGGAGATATAA
- the gmk gene encoding guanylate kinase: MTRKVVVFCGPSGVGKGTIESILFKKPELKLKLSVSATSRSPRDREKNGVHYFFISQEDFKKKIKNNEFLEWSKHFENYYGTLKSQIREISNAGFIPFLEIETNGAKQVIDINNATGDFDLITIFLHAPDMKELERRIRGRNTETDEVILQRLEKAKKEIGESIIFQYHVINHTPEQAATEIEKIILSHGKEE; the protein is encoded by the coding sequence ATGACGAGAAAAGTAGTAGTATTTTGCGGCCCTAGTGGCGTAGGAAAAGGGACAATTGAGTCTATTTTATTCAAAAAACCTGAATTAAAATTAAAACTTTCGGTTTCTGCGACTAGTCGCAGTCCCCGCGATCGGGAAAAAAATGGTGTTCATTATTTCTTTATTTCGCAAGAAGATTTTAAGAAGAAAATCAAAAATAACGAATTTTTAGAATGAAGTAAACATTTTGAAAATTACTACGGAACACTTAAATCACAAATTCGAGAAATTTCAAATGCTGGTTTTATTCCTTTTCTAGAAATCGAAACCAATGGCGCTAAACAAGTTATTGATATTAATAATGCAACCGGCGATTTCGATTTAATTACGATTTTTTTACATGCGCCAGATATGAAAGAACTTGAACGCCGCATTCGGGGACGTAATACCGAAACAGATGAGGTTATTCTTCAACGCCTTGAAAAAGCAAAAAAAGAAATTGGAGAATCAATCATTTTTCAATATCATGTTATTAACCATACACCAGAACAAGCAGCTACTGAAATTGAAAAAATTATTTTAAGTCACGGGAAGGAAGAGTAA
- the trmB gene encoding tRNA (guanosine(46)-N7)-methyltransferase TrmB — protein sequence MRLRNNPEAQTILENSGFLIKEFPIVLNKNDVIELGAGKGEMIAKLALANQNQMFYAVEKYHTVALQILKKIKEFNLKNLWIVCEDIDRLEEIFSGKVSLIWITFSDPWPKKRHAKRRLTHPYFLEKYEKLLLSDGIIKFKTDNDGLFEFSINSLKGYNCDILFMTKDLHTSDRSEGNIMTEYEKKWSSLNKNINYVEFKFKQEGEKNGNH from the coding sequence ATGAGATTACGAAATAACCCAGAAGCGCAAACAATTTTGGAAAATAGTGGTTTTTTAATCAAAGAGTTTCCCATTGTTTTAAATAAAAACGACGTGATTGAATTAGGGGCAGGAAAAGGCGAGATGATTGCTAAACTTGCTTTAGCAAACCAAAACCAAATGTTCTATGCAGTTGAAAAATACCATACAGTTGCTCTACAAATTTTGAAGAAAATAAAGGAATTTAATCTTAAAAATTTATGAATTGTGTGCGAGGATATTGATCGACTTGAAGAAATATTTAGTGGTAAAGTATCCTTAATTTGGATCACTTTTAGTGACCCGTGACCTAAAAAACGACATGCAAAACGACGCTTAACACATCCATATTTTTTAGAAAAATATGAAAAACTATTACTTAGTGATGGTATTATTAAGTTCAAGACAGATAATGATGGTTTGTTTGAATTTAGCATTAATTCGTTAAAGGGGTATAATTGTGATATCTTATTTATGACAAAAGATCTTCACACTTCGGATCGTTCCGAAGGCAATATTATGACAGAATATGAAAAGAAATGATCGTCATTAAATAAAAACATTAATTATGTTGAATTCAAATTCAAACAAGAAGGAGAAAAAAATGGAAATCATTAA
- the nagB gene encoding glucosamine-6-phosphate deaminase, giving the protein MEIIKVKDYKEMSKQAAKILIEQITFKQNSSVCFATGSTPIGMYKELIKSKTDFSEIQTFNLDEYIGLEQTHPQSYFYFMQENLFKHINVKPEKINFPLGTGDIAKNIATYNKLLHDNAPLDFVILGIGENGHIAFNEPGCSFEDETREVKLTKNTIEANSRFFKSMNEVPKTAVSMGIKSILNSKKIILLASGVKKAQAIYETVKGQYTNACPASSLQLHGNVTIIVDEEAGSKI; this is encoded by the coding sequence ATGGAAATCATTAAAGTCAAAGATTATAAGGAAATGTCGAAACAAGCGGCAAAGATTTTAATTGAGCAAATTACATTCAAACAAAATTCTAGTGTGTGTTTTGCAACTGGTTCAACACCAATTGGAATGTATAAAGAATTAATTAAAAGTAAAACTGATTTTTCAGAAATACAAACTTTTAATCTTGATGAGTACATCGGTTTAGAACAAACTCACCCACAATCATATTTTTATTTTATGCAAGAAAATCTTTTCAAGCATATCAATGTTAAACCAGAAAAGATTAATTTTCCACTTGGAACAGGTGATATAGCTAAAAATATAGCTACCTATAATAAACTTTTACACGATAATGCGCCACTTGATTTTGTGATTTTGGGGATTGGGGAAAATGGCCACATCGCCTTTAACGAACCAGGGTGTTCATTCGAAGATGAAACACGTGAAGTGAAATTAACTAAAAATACAATTGAAGCAAACTCGCGTTTTTTCAAAAGTATGAATGAAGTTCCTAAAACAGCGGTTTCAATGGGAATCAAATCAATTTTAAATTCAAAGAAAATTATTTTATTAGCTTCGGGAGTTAAAAAAGCACAAGCAATTTACGAAACAGTTAAAGGGCAATATACTAACGCATGTCCAGCATCATCATTGCAATTACACGGAAATGTAACAATTATTGTTGATGAAGAAGCGGGTTCGAAAATTTAA
- a CDS encoding deoxycytidylate deaminase — protein sequence MKKNVSLYWDGYFMSLAKISAMRSKDPVTKVGACIVNEDNIIVSLGYNGMPKGNDVAFPWGKDENDKMNTKYSYVVHAEINAILNTRANLKNCTLYVSLFPCDNCAKVIAQTGIKEIVYQEDKYHDTVEFAISRKILKESNIQTRKIAIDTHVNVRVGDKEYSN from the coding sequence ATGAAGAAAAATGTTTCACTATACTGAGATGGATATTTTATGTCACTCGCCAAAATTTCGGCAATGCGAAGTAAAGACCCAGTAACAAAGGTTGGTGCTTGTATTGTTAATGAAGATAATATTATTGTTTCGCTTGGTTATAATGGTATGCCAAAAGGAAACGATGTTGCTTTTCCTTGAGGCAAGGATGAAAATGACAAAATGAATACTAAATATTCATATGTTGTTCATGCTGAGATTAATGCTATTTTAAATACTAGAGCAAACCTTAAAAACTGCACGTTATATGTTTCACTTTTTCCTTGCGATAATTGTGCTAAGGTTATAGCACAAACAGGAATTAAGGAAATCGTTTATCAAGAAGATAAATATCATGACACAGTTGAGTTCGCAATTTCAAGAAAAATTTTAAAGGAAAGCAACATTCAAACTCGGAAAATAGCAATTGATACACACGTTAATGTCAGAGTGGGAGATAAGGAATATAGTAATTAA